A portion of the Sabethes cyaneus chromosome 3, idSabCyanKW18_F2, whole genome shotgun sequence genome contains these proteins:
- the LOC128742970 gene encoding 3-ketodihydrosphingosine reductase, with the protein MEHQTEIVLTILGIVFVHGLIFYLICWKCRSNSRYRYSSDVKRRSQIYGKHVLVTGGSSGIGLWVAVECARLGADVTIVARNVEQLEKAKQQLDSCKLVPEQKINFRSIDLTKSYEIVEQGLQEIELAVQPIYMLINCAGMAVCGTIEDTTLEQAKQMMDINYFATFSPTRFVLPKMKRAKEGIIVITASQAALVGLYGYGAYGASKFALRGLAETIAMEAKHCGVSVTLALPADTDTPGLARENESKPLETKIISGSGGLAKPEDVGRKIVHDALNGSFFSVLGMESWVLSTMCVGMAPWKGPIICLLQFYLLGPLRLVGLLIQWNFQRIIKNCAKDREKIKDD; encoded by the exons ATGGAACATCAAACGGAGATCGTTTTAACAATCTTGGGCATTGTTTTTGTGCATGGTCTAATATTCTATCTGATCTGTTGGAAATGCCGATCCAACAGTCGATATCGTTACTCGTCGGATGTCAAGCGGAGATCGCAAATTTACGGTAAACATGTTCTCGTTACCGGAGGTTCCAGTGGAATTGGCCTTTGGGTAGCAGTTGAATGCGCTCGTCTTGGGGCTGATGTAACGATTGTGGCACGCAATGTCGAACAATTAG AAAAGGCAAAGCAACAGCTGGACAGTTGTAAGCTTGTACCAgagcaaaaaatcaattttcggtCAATCGACCTAACAAAAAGCTATGAAATTGTCGAGCAAGGCTTACAAGAGATTGAACTAGCAGTGCAACCAATTTACATGTTGATCAATTGCGCTGGAATGGCCGTCTGTGGAACGATTGAGGACACCACGCTCGAGCAAGCCAAGCAAATGATGGATATCAATTACTTTGCCACTTTTTCGCCAACCCGTTTTGTGCTGCCCAAAATGAAACGAGCTAAGGAAGGAATAATAGTTATCACTGCATCGCAAGCGGCGCTGGTTGGTCTGTACGGATATGGGGCTTACGGTGCTTCCAAATTTGCGCTCCGTGGTCTGGCAGAAACAATCGCCATGGAGGCAAAGCATTGCGGTGTGAGTGTTACACTGGCACTACCTGCTGACACCGACACACCTGGGCTGGCTCGGGAGAACGAATCGAAACCACTTGAAACGAAGATTATATCCGGCTCCGGTGGACTGGCAAAACCGGAAGATGTTGGACGGAAAATTGTGCACGATGCTTTGAATGGATCGTTCTTTTCGGTGCTCGGCATGGAAAGTTGGGTTTTGAGTACGATGTGCGTTGGGATGGCACCCTGGAAGGGACCTATTatttgtctgctgcagttctATTTGCTTGGTCCACTGAGATTGGTTGGACTGCTGATACAGTGGAATTTCCAGAGAATCATTAAAAACTGTGCTAAGGACAGGGAGAAAATAAAGGATGACTaa
- the LOC128742974 gene encoding methyl-CpG-binding domain protein 2 produces MNVSIERKRADCAALPKGWQREEVLRKTGLSAGKVDVYYYSPTGKKIESKPQLARALGDTIDLSTFDYQAGRIVPSATHMMLQHNALKRKLGASPTGSSVAPSGVTLPPPVPIYHQFASASGGSGAGGGVGGRQSHQQYDYSRGMRADTSLIPPIRQTASIFKQPVTVVRSQDNDSKVKRDLQHGSQIKPKQLFWEKRLENLRANNTFNEEIGSLELPKRLKAVGPGVNEATVLQSLATALHHNTHPVTGQTASKTSLNTNASVFLNPDQPLMHVATVTEDDIKRQEERVQYARTRLQEALRA; encoded by the exons ATGAATGTATCGATTGAAAGAAAGCGAGCTGATTGTGCGGCCCTGCCAAAAGGCTGGCAAAGAGAGGAAGTTCTCCGCAAAACTGGCCTTTCCGCTGGCAAAGTGGATGTTTATTACTACAG CCCGACGGGTAAAAAGATTGAAAGTAAGCCACAACTAGCCAGGGCCTTGGGGGATACAATCGATCTTTCCACGTTTGACTATCAGGCAGGTCGAATCGTGCCTAGCGCGACGCACATGATGCTGCAGCACAATGCGCTCAAGCGGAAGCTTGGTGCATCGCCAACCGGTTCGTCGGTAGCACCGTCCGGAGTAACTTTACCACCACCGGTTCCGATTTATCATCAGTTCGCATCTGCCAGCGGGGGTAGTGGTGCTGGAGGAGGGGTAGGAGGCAGACAATCACATCAGCAGTATGATTACAG TCGTGGCATGCGAGCGGATACATCTCTGATTCCTCCCATACGGCAAACGGCATCCATATTTAAACAACCTGTGACCGTTGTACGTTCACAAGACAACGATAGTAAGGTTAAGCGTGATCTACAGCATGGGTCACAAATCAAACCCAAACAGTTATTCTGGGAAAAACGACTGGAG AACCTTCGAGCCAACAACACATTCAACGAAGAAATCGGTTCCTTGGAGCTACCAAAACGCTTGAAGGCAGTAGGACCGGGCGTGAACGAAGCCACCGTTCTTCAGTCGCTGGCTACAGCGTTACACCATAACACGCATCCGGTAACAGGACAAACCGCTTCCAAAACTTCACTCAACACCAATGCCAGCGTGTTTCTCAATCCCGACCAACCGCTAATGCATGTGGCTACTGTGACAGAGGATGATATCAAACGACAGGAAGAACGAGTTCAGTATGCACGCACTCGGCTCCAAGAAGCTTTGCGGGCATag